The sequence below is a genomic window from Blastococcus sp. Marseille-P5729.
GCCGAGGTGAGCGCGAAGGTCAGCGCGCCGAGGACCACCACCGACAGCACGGCCCCGGCCACGTCGAAGCCGCGGGCGGCCTGCGGGTTGCGTGACTCGGGCGCGTACCGCAGGCACAGCAGGACGACGATCAGGCACAGCGGAATGTTGATCCAGAAGATGGACGGCCATCCGGCGTGCTCGATCAGCCAGCCGCCGACGAACGGCCCGATGGCTGCAGCCACGCCCGACATGCCTGCCCACGTGCCGATCGCCGACGCGCGGTCCTCCTCGCGGAAGCTCGCCCGGATGATCGACAGTGCCCCCGGCATCGCGAGCGCCGCGCCCAGCCCCTGCACCACCCGGAAGGCGATGAGCTGCGGAGCGGTCGCGGACAGCGCGCACAGCGCCGAGCCGATCGCGAAGAGCAGCATCCCGCCGACATACACGCGGCGTCGTCCGAGGCGGTCGCCCACCGCGCCGCCGACGAGCACGAGCGAGGCGAGAGCGAGCAGATAGCCGTTGACCACCCACTGCAGCACATCGAGATCAGCGTGCAGATCCTCGCGCATCGCCTTGAGCGCGACGTTGACGATGGTTCCGTCCAGGATGCTGATTCCCGAGCCCAGCGTCACCGCGAGAAGGGTGAGCCGGCCCTCACGGGAGGCGCGGCTCAGCAGCTCGGTATCGGGCACCCCACGAGTATGCGCGCGAGCGGTCCGGCGCCGTCCCTGCTACTGGGTGGTCGTGTGCTCCGGCCGCATGACCAGGACGACCCGGTCCGCCGCGTCGGCTACCGGCGGCTCATATGGCAGCCCGTACCGCTGGGCGAGGCGGTCGAAGAACGCGCCGCTGGTGTCCGGCCGGATCTCGGTGATCTCGCCGCGCACCTCGAGATAGCGGTACGGCTGATCGGGATCGTTCACCGAGATGGCGACGCGAGGGTTGCGTCGCACGTTGTGATACTTCGCGCGGGCGGTGGACGTCGTGAAGAGCAGGACGCCGTCCTCGTAGAGATGCCAGGTCGGGTTGACCTGTACCGAGCCGTCCTTGCGCAGCGAGGCGAAGTGGCTGTACAGAGCGCGGGTGAGCAGGTCCTCGTGGCTGTCGGGAATCATG
It includes:
- a CDS encoding PPOX class F420-dependent oxidoreductase; this encodes MIPDSHEDLLTRALYSHFASLRKDGSVQVNPTWHLYEDGVLLFTTSTARAKYHNVRRNPRVAISVNDPDQPYRYLEVRGEITEIRPDTSGAFFDRLAQRYGLPYEPPVADAADRVVLVMRPEHTTTQ